In the Sandaracinus amylolyticus genome, GGAGCGCGGCAGCGATCGCGGCGAGCCGAGAGTGCTCGCTCGGTGCGATCGCCCTCGAGCCGCGCGCGAATCGGAGCTGGTCGAAGAGCACGATGCGCGTGTCGTCGACGACGATGTGCGCCTGATCGGGACAGCCGTCCTCGTCGGCGCAGCCGTCGTACACCTCGGCGTGCTCCGGGCACGCGTCGCACGCGTCGAGGATCTCGTCGCGATCGTTGTCGAGGTCGGGACAGCCGTCGTCGTCCTCGAAGCCGTCGCGATCTTCGGCGATGCATCGACAGCGATCGTCGGCGTCGGGGATCGCGTCCTCGTCGTCGTCGGGATCGGGACAGCCATCCTCGTCGCGGAAGCCGTCGACGTCCTCGGGCGCATCGGCGCAGCGATCGTCGTCGCCCGCGAGACCATCGCCGTCGCGATCGGGAACCGGAGCGGCCGCAGACACCGGCTCGTCCCGCGTGGTCAGCAGCGAGCTGCAGCCGCCGAGGGCGATCACGACGAGGAGGACGATCCGCGCGGGCACGTCGCCGAACATATACGCGCGAGCGTGTGATCCGTGCTGCGACGTTGTCGGATGAACGTGGCGCACGGAGCGCGCCGTGCTCCGCGCCCACTGCTCCGGCGCCGCGGATCGACAGAGGATTCCCGACCCCACCCGCTGGTTCGCCACGTGCTGATTGCGCGGGCCGCATGGGGAGGTCGAGGACGGTCTTCTACGCGCTCGTGCTCGCGCTCGCGGGGTGCGAGGGCTCGCTGCTCGACGGGCCGACCGGTCCGCGCGGGCTCGGGGATCGTGGATCGAGCGGGCCGAGCTCCTGCGCGCAGCCCTCGGTCGCGCCCTCGGTGATCAGCCGGCTCACGCGGACCGAGTACGACTACGCGATCGAAGATCTGCTCGGCGACACGTCGCGCCCGGCGCGCACGTTCGCGCCCGACGACATCACGACGGGCTTCGAAGTGGGCGGCGCGGTGTCGCCCCTGCTCGTCGAGCAGTACCTCGACACCGCGACGGCGATCGCGGAGCGCGCGACCGCGGATCTCGATGCGCTCACCGGATGCGAGACCGGCGAGGCGTGCGCGTCGCAGTTCGTCGAGCGCTTCGGGCGTCGCGCCTATCGACGGCCGCTGACGAGCGAGGAGACGACGTCGCTGCTCGCGCTCTATCGCGAGGGTGTCGAGCTCGTCGATCACCGCACCGGGATCCAGCTCGCGCTCGAGGCGATGCTGGTCTCGCCGAGCTTCCTCTATCACGTCGAAGCGGCCGAGCCCGACGCGGCGCCGGGCGCGGTGATGCCGCTCTCGGGGCACGAGATCGCGAGCCGTCTCGCGTTCTTCCTCTGGCGCTCGGTGCCCGACGACGAGCTGCTCGACGCAG is a window encoding:
- a CDS encoding OmpA family protein translates to MPARIVLLVVIALGGCSSLLTTRDEPVSAAAPVPDRDGDGLAGDDDRCADAPEDVDGFRDEDGCPDPDDDEDAIPDADDRCRCIAEDRDGFEDDDGCPDLDNDRDEILDACDACPEHAEVYDGCADEDGCPDQAHIVVDDTRIVLFDQLRFARGSRAIAPSEHSRLAAIAAALRDNPQLVRVRITGHADFGEPRPDRLSRARATAVRDWLVEQGIAPERLEVDGAADARPLVPRSATASARDANRRVQLEVLEVDAGRAPPRSLHSGGCSTSWRSPCFDQPPAPPRDVCAEPRDDEAPGARAPRASSHPAFSSLSSSGAP